The nucleotide window TTTCCGCTCTTTGCAAAGCCGAGGACGAGCACCGTTTTATTTTTCAAATTGGAAAGTAATGGATGGTTTGTCATATTGCCCACACCTCGATATAAACGCCGATTACTGCAAAGACGATGCCGCAAAGCCAGAAGACGACAACCACTTTCCACTCCGACCAACCGGATAGTTCATAATGGTGGTGCAGCGGGCTCATTTTGAACACGCGCCTTCCTTTCCATTTAAACACGATGACTTGAATCATCACCGATATGGTCTCAATGACAAAGACACCGCCGATGATGATTAAGAGAATTTCCATTTTCAAAATAATCGCGACTGCGGCAATCGCCCCGCCAAGGGCCAGTGAACCTGTATCCCCCATAAAAACTTTCGCCGGATGGGCATTGAAGACGAGGAAACCGAGGACCGCTCCTACGACAGCTGCGCAAAAAACAGCGACTTCGGGGAAGCCTGCATACCAGGCAAGAACGACATAAGCCCCGAAAGCAATCGCCGACGTTCCGGCGAGCAACCCATCCAGGCCATCAGTTAAATTGACAGCGTTGGAAGCCCCCACGAGCATGACCGCCACGAGTAACAAATAAAGAATGCCGATGTCCACACTAAAATCGGTGGCCGGTATTTGCACGACCGTGGAAAATTCGTATTGCTGCAAAACAAAATAAAAAACGGCAGCGACGACTAATTGCGCGAGTAATTTT belongs to Salicibibacter cibi and includes:
- the mraY gene encoding phospho-N-acetylmuramoyl-pentapeptide-transferase; its protein translation is MSEPSILAAIVAAFVLSVLLSPLFIPMLHRLKFGQSIREEGPSSHQKKSGTPTMGGIVVILALALSVLLVVSIFTDLEFNYQIGLLMLVTIAFGLVGFLDDFIKVVLKRNLGLNSKQKLLAQLVVAAVFYFVLQQYEFSTVVQIPATDFSVDIGILYLLLVAVMLVGASNAVNLTDGLDGLLAGTSAIAFGAYVVLAWYAGFPEVAVFCAAVVGAVLGFLVFNAHPAKVFMGDTGSLALGGAIAAVAIILKMEILLIIIGGVFVIETISVMIQVIVFKWKGRRVFKMSPLHHHYELSGWSEWKVVVVFWLCGIVFAVIGVYIEVWAI